One window of the Octopus sinensis unplaced genomic scaffold, ASM634580v1 Contig08735, whole genome shotgun sequence genome contains the following:
- the LOC115227907 gene encoding glycine--tRNA ligase, mitochondrial 1-like — translation MAWDDVSTETIQNCFKILNESNHENTLIEHYETEIERTDIFDPLMSEDFLNIENTEDQDINEIVYKRIKSIQGLYDYGPIGCATQSNILAIWRKHFILEEKMLEVDCSIITPEPVLKASEFLELRISNTKCENECNKLRNIIDLGYILNVSYSFLRPETAQGIFVNFDALLRFNHQNIPFAAAQIGKAFRNEISPRSGLLRVREFTMAEIEHFVDPDDKSHPKFDKVASLKLSLLSSADQINGRPSREDLTLDEAGLIANQTLGYFIGRIYLFLIRVGINHDKLRFRQHLTNEMAHYACDCWDAECKTSYIKKTITCAIPIASKIKEKYKSSTNSVLQSLKNMPSDDAIKLKKDLDDKKLRNNIPVKEISKIVDISPSAIYKICKFLDENENVDFYAYVRSKGPKKKDNREIIEKITNIINEDNSLTQLGVREKLFTN, via the exons atggCTTGGGATGACGTATCTACTGAAActattcaaaattgttttaagattttaaatGAATCTAATCACGAAAATACATTAATTGAACATTATgagactgaaattgaaagaactgacATTTTCGATCCTCTAATGAGCGAAGATTTTCTAAATATCGAAAACACAGAAGATCAAGATATAAACGAAATTGTTTACAAGAGGATAAAGA GCATTCAAGGTCTTTACGACTATGGTCCAATTGGCTGTGCCACTCAATCCAATATTCTTGCAATATGgcgaaaacattttattttggaAGAGAAAATGTTAGAAGTTGACTGTTCTATTATAACTCCTGAACCTGTCCTGAAGGCCTCGG aatttcttGAATTAAGGATTTCGAATACAAAATGTGAAAATGAATGCAATAAGTTAAGAAATATCATTGATTTG GGTTATATTTTGAATGTTAGTTACAGTTTTTTACGACCTGAAACAGCGCAgggaatttttgttaattttgatGCTTTATTGCGGTTTAACCATCAAAATATTCCCTTTGCTGCAGCTCAGATAGGAAAAGCCTTTCGTAACGAAATTTCTCCTCGATCGGGTCTTCTCAGAGTTCG TGAATTCACAATGGCAGAAATTGAACATTTTGTTGATCCAGATGATAAAAGTCACCCAAAATTTGATAAAGTGGCTTCTCTCAAATTGTCTTTGCTGTCTTCTGCTGACCAAATAAATGGGCGACCGAGTAGAGAAGATCTCACATTGGATGAGGCC ggTTTGATTGCTAATCAGACACTCGGCTATTTTATTGGcagaatttatttgtttttgattcgcGTTGGAATAAATCACGACAAATTGCGATTTAGACAGCATCTGACAAACGAAATGGCACATTATGCATGTGACTGTTGGGATGCAGAGTGCAAGACTTCTTat ATTAAAAAAACCATAACCTGCGCAATTCCAATTGCTTCTAAAATTAAAGAGAAGTACAAATCGTCAACGAATTCAGTTttacaaagtttaaaaaatatgccTTCTGATGATGCTATCAAACTAAAAAAGGATTTAGATGATaaaaa ATTAAGAAACAATATTCCTGTTAAAGAAATTTCCAAAATAGTTGATATATCACCTTCTGCAATTtacaaaatttgtaaatttttggatgaaaatgaaaatgttgatTTCTATGCTTATGTACGGTCTAAAGGCCCTAAGAAAAAAGATAACcgtgaaataattgaaaaaattacaaatattattaatgAGGATAATTCTTTGACACAATTAGGTGTTAGAGAAAAGCTTTTTACAAATTAA